In Funiculus sociatus GB2-C1, the following proteins share a genomic window:
- a CDS encoding ATP-binding protein: MNEIKKICLQVTTDLKALDSVLSGFESINQPFIPKKVWLQCQLALAEGFTNAVRHAHKGKPSDVPIDIEVTLFAERLEIRIWDEGPPFDLEKRLKTLPEVANKESGGGRGIAILHKIADSLSYSRTIDNRNCLFIIKHFSSCFEPK; encoded by the coding sequence TTGAACGAAATCAAGAAAATCTGTTTACAAGTTACCACAGACCTCAAGGCTTTAGACAGTGTTTTGTCAGGGTTTGAGAGTATAAATCAACCATTTATTCCCAAAAAAGTTTGGTTGCAGTGCCAATTAGCACTAGCAGAAGGGTTTACTAACGCTGTTCGCCACGCCCACAAAGGTAAACCTTCAGACGTGCCTATTGATATCGAAGTTACTCTGTTTGCAGAACGTTTAGAGATCCGGATTTGGGATGAAGGGCCGCCATTTGATTTAGAAAAACGACTCAAGACTCTACCCGAAGTAGCGAATAAAGAATCTGGCGGTGGGCGGGGAATCGCAATTTTGCATAAAATAGCGGATTCTTTGAGTTACAGCCGCACTATAGATAATCGGAACTGTCTGTTTATTATTAAACATTTCTCCAGTTGTTTTGAGCCTAAGTGA
- a CDS encoding phosphoketolase, whose amino-acid sequence MTAIQEAIVNKPAFCDGIQYFGEEMPEFEKFGKSPAIEEGKDAIASTTDPAAVFQTLLYADALRYLILQVTASKASGHPGGFASQAEAYASLVMLGHKNIITEVGHHAPGFYSAMFLDRSLEDMGIETVQQLRDRFREKHGLLGHLSGYIPGILAPAGPLGQGQHFAMAAALLHRDKLFPFTLGDGGLGEPYIMSGMGHFHTAYPDVTNFLPVLVWNGYSQEHHSMVSTKSNEQMINYWRGNGFEEVILVNAKDYDDQNQPGDYVDSTAFSFEKRLEFTKAVLVGVDKAAKSALGGKLTVFIIKQLKGAGVHALGAKSHNLYPKDTLDAPHIISALKTRALSPAAWELVRTNCVNAGGGPAAKTAVTEFELPLPDLGELPLEEYPVGGDAKVSTTAMGRLVGKVGEIDKNYLVTNADGNEASGIANINQALKIIHPTVDDLYNQAPGGQVYEPLSEDACAGLAAGIALMGGRTLWCSYESFAINGVPIWQTVTQAIAELRRPTPSTITLYTAGALEQGRNGWTHQRPEIEAYFAAMMRNGNVFPLFPPDANSIQVCYDWALTTKNKGVVITASKSPLPIRTTFEQTRQALRDGAIVLHEIPGDKMVVFAVIGDMTLMPVFEAAAFLETEQIGVRIVSVINPRRLYRPSDVLWDTCSQADDGFLDDAAFAKLFDGDALVGVTGGASGMLEPIMLRSNCKRDTFAWKRGETTASAGELMAFNGLTAQALTKRAQELLH is encoded by the coding sequence ATGACAGCAATTCAAGAGGCAATTGTTAATAAGCCTGCTTTTTGCGATGGAATTCAATATTTTGGTGAAGAAATGCCAGAATTTGAGAAATTTGGGAAATCCCCTGCAATAGAAGAGGGGAAAGATGCGATCGCATCCACCACAGATCCGGCTGCTGTCTTCCAAACTTTACTTTATGCCGACGCTTTGCGGTATCTTATCCTGCAAGTTACAGCCTCTAAAGCATCAGGACACCCTGGAGGTTTCGCTTCTCAAGCGGAAGCTTATGCCTCTTTGGTGATGCTGGGTCACAAGAATATCATCACCGAAGTTGGACATCACGCCCCTGGATTTTATAGTGCCATGTTTCTCGATCGGTCGCTAGAAGACATGGGGATAGAAACAGTACAACAATTGCGCGATCGCTTCCGAGAAAAACACGGACTCCTGGGACACCTTTCCGGCTACATTCCCGGCATTTTAGCCCCCGCAGGTCCCCTCGGACAAGGGCAACACTTTGCAATGGCAGCAGCTTTACTCCACCGCGACAAACTTTTCCCCTTTACTCTCGGTGACGGCGGTTTAGGTGAACCATACATTATGAGTGGGATGGGACACTTCCACACCGCTTATCCGGATGTCACCAACTTTTTACCCGTGTTGGTTTGGAACGGCTACAGCCAGGAACACCATAGCATGGTGTCCACCAAATCCAACGAACAGATGATTAACTACTGGCGCGGTAACGGGTTTGAAGAAGTTATCTTAGTCAACGCTAAAGACTACGACGATCAAAATCAACCGGGAGATTACGTCGATAGTACCGCCTTCTCCTTCGAGAAGCGCTTGGAATTTACCAAAGCTGTTCTCGTCGGCGTGGATAAAGCTGCAAAATCTGCCCTTGGCGGCAAACTTACAGTATTTATCATCAAACAGCTAAAAGGTGCAGGTGTCCACGCACTAGGGGCAAAATCTCACAACCTCTATCCCAAAGATACCCTGGATGCTCCCCATATTATCAGTGCCTTAAAAACGCGCGCTTTGTCACCTGCTGCATGGGAATTAGTAAGGACAAATTGCGTCAACGCCGGCGGTGGCCCGGCGGCGAAAACAGCCGTGACAGAATTTGAATTACCTTTACCAGACTTAGGCGAACTTCCCTTAGAAGAATATCCCGTGGGTGGAGATGCTAAAGTTTCCACAACCGCAATGGGACGTTTAGTGGGAAAAGTCGGAGAAATAGACAAAAACTATCTTGTCACCAACGCCGACGGTAACGAAGCTTCTGGTATCGCCAACATCAACCAAGCGCTGAAAATTATCCACCCCACAGTTGACGACTTGTATAACCAAGCACCAGGCGGACAAGTTTACGAACCCCTAAGTGAAGATGCTTGTGCAGGCTTAGCTGCTGGTATAGCTTTGATGGGAGGACGTACCCTGTGGTGTTCCTACGAATCCTTCGCCATCAACGGTGTACCGATTTGGCAAACCGTGACGCAAGCGATCGCAGAATTGCGCCGTCCGACTCCCTCTACTATTACCTTATACACCGCCGGAGCATTAGAGCAAGGGCGCAACGGATGGACGCACCAACGTCCAGAAATTGAAGCTTATTTCGCCGCCATGATGCGGAATGGCAACGTTTTCCCCCTGTTTCCCCCCGACGCTAACAGCATCCAAGTTTGCTATGACTGGGCGCTAACAACTAAGAATAAGGGAGTTGTCATTACTGCTAGTAAGTCGCCACTACCAATTCGCACCACCTTTGAACAAACCCGTCAAGCTTTGCGCGATGGTGCCATTGTGCTGCATGAAATCCCCGGTGACAAGATGGTAGTCTTTGCCGTAATTGGCGACATGACGCTAATGCCTGTTTTTGAAGCCGCCGCCTTCCTAGAAACCGAACAAATTGGCGTGCGAATTGTCTCCGTTATCAATCCTCGCCGTTTGTACCGTCCCTCTGATGTGTTATGGGATACCTGTTCTCAAGCTGATGACGGTTTCTTAGATGATGCTGCATTTGCCAAGCTATTTGATGGCGATGCACTGGTTGGTGTCACGGGGGGCGCTTCCGGGATGCTGGAACCGATCATGTTGCGGAGTAACTGCAAGCGCGACACTTTCGCCTGGAAGCGTGGAGAAACTACAGCCAGTGCTGGTGAATTGATGGCGTTTAATGGTTTAACCGCCCAAGCGTTGACAAAACGCGCTCAGGAGTTGCTGCATTAA